In the Bacteroidota bacterium genome, one interval contains:
- a CDS encoding T9SS type A sorting domain-containing protein has product GTDQDGVLLYTNTGSADAPAFTLAEDVFGLSDLRRVTPALADLDADSDLDLVIGSLTGGLQYFENQTVPANTEVIDSPLPQAAIHNYPNPFAEKTTITFDAPAGEAVRILLFDAIGRLVYTVHEGTGTGSRQVLALDMTDQTSGVYFLQLVVGIEKAPQIVRPIIVQP; this is encoded by the coding sequence GGTACGGACCAGGATGGCGTCCTTTTGTATACGAATACAGGTAGTGCTGATGCGCCGGCGTTTACCCTTGCTGAAGATGTATTTGGGTTGTCTGATTTGCGTAGGGTTACGCCGGCACTGGCCGACCTCGATGCCGACAGCGATCTAGACCTTGTTATCGGCTCGTTGACAGGAGGGTTGCAGTATTTTGAAAATCAAACGGTCCCTGCCAACACTGAGGTCATCGATTCACCGTTGCCGCAAGCAGCGATACACAATTATCCCAACCCATTTGCAGAGAAAACAACCATTACGTTTGATGCGCCTGCTGGAGAAGCCGTTAGGATCTTGCTTTTCGATGCCATTGGGCGACTGGTCTATACGGTACATGAAGGAACAGGTACCGGATCGCGTCAGGTGCTGGCACTGGATATGACTGACCAGACCTCAGGCGTCTATTTTTTGCAGCTGGTGGTTGGTATTGAAAAGGCGCCGCAGATTGTACGCCCGATTATCGTACAGCCTTAG